The Anas acuta chromosome 2, bAnaAcu1.1, whole genome shotgun sequence genome contains a region encoding:
- the CREM gene encoding cAMP-responsive element modulator isoform X13, translating to MPAYQLRTPTTTLPQGVVMAASPGTLHSPQQLAEEATRKRELRLMKNREAARECRRKKKEYVKCLENRVAVLENQNKTLIEELKALKDLYCHKAE from the exons ATGCCAGCTTACCAGCTTCGAACTCCCACTACTACCTTACCTCAGGGAGTGGTAATGGCAGCCTCGCCAGGGACTCTGCATAGCCCTCAGCAGTTGGCAGAGGAGGCAACACGCAAGAGAGAGCTGCGACTTATGAAAAATAG GGAAGCTGCCAGAGAATGTcgcagaaagaagaaagaatatgtCAAATGTCTTGAAAATCGTGTGGCTGTGcttgaaaaccaaaacaagacTCTCATTGAGGAACTCAAGGCCCTCAAAGATCTTTATTGTCATAAAGCAGAATAA